Part of the Zingiber officinale cultivar Zhangliang chromosome 8A, Zo_v1.1, whole genome shotgun sequence genome, CGCAGACTTCCTTTCTAAATTAATTGAAACCACCTTTTTCTTTGTAGCTGTTGCTTCTTCTAACAAAGGACCATGCAGTTTAGTTTCGAAAGAAGATCGAAACACCGACACGAACCGTTCAAATGACAGGACCTAGGTGTTTTTACGAACGTTGTCGAAACAATTCGTTTAAAAAATGTAGCAGGACAGGAATTATTATTATAAACGAATCTAACGAAGACACGTCATATGATGACGTGGTATTGTCTTACTTGGCATGTACATCGGCGGAACTCTACTTAAGAGAGCGGAGCACCATTCTCTTGGGTAAAAAGTAATCGAGCGCAAATTCTTCCGCTCTTACCTTTCTCAGATTGTTCCTCGCGGTGCTTCCTGGTGGCAGATTCCTTGAGAGGAAGAAATGTACGCGATCCTTTTCCTAATACATAATTCTTTTGGTGGTTTTTATTTTGTTCTGATTATTAATAGAAGTTGTGCGCAGGCTTCCTTTCTAAATTAATTGGAGCCACCTTTTTCTTTGTAGCTGTTGCTTCTCCTAACAAAGGCCCATGCAGTTTAGTTTTAGAAGAAGATCGCAACACCGACACGAACTGCTCAAATGACAGGACCTTAGTGTTTTTACGAACGTTGTCGAAAATTACGTTTAAATAATGTAACAGGATAGGAATTATTATTTTAAGCGAATCTAACGAAGACACGTCATATGATGACGTGGTATTGTCTTACCTGGCATGTACATCGGCGGAACTCTACTTAAGAGAGCGGAGCACCATTCTCTCAGGTAAGAAGTAATCGAGCGCAAATTCTTCCGCTTTTACCTTTCTCAGATTGCTCCCTGCGACGCTTCCTAGAGACAGATTCCTTGAGAGGAAGAAAGGTACGCGATCCTTCTCCTAATACCTAATTCTTTTGgtgatttttattttcttctgaTTATTAATAGAAGTTGTGCGCAGGCTTCCTTTCTAAATTAATTGAAACCACCTTTTTCTTTGTAGCTGTTACTTCTCCTAACAAAGGTCCATGCAGTTTAGTTTCGGAAGAAGATCGCAACACCGACACAAACTGCTCAAATGACAGGACCTTAGTGTTTTTACGAACGTTGTCGAAACATTTCGTTTAAAAAATATAACAGGTCAGGAATTATTTTTTTAAGCGAATCTAACGAAGACACGTCATATGATGATGTGGTATTGTCTTACTTGGCATGTACATCGGCGGAACTCTACTTAAGAGAGCGAAGCACCATTCTCTCGGGTAAGAAGTAATCGAGCGCGActtcttcctttctttcctttctcCTAATACCTAATTCTTTagatgattttttattttcttctgatTATTAATTGAAGTTGTGCGTAGACTTCCTTTCTAAATTAATTGAAACCACTTTATCTAGTAAGATTAGTTGTATtcgattttttttctttgttttttttgtttgtctTTGATCGTTTTTGTTAGTTGAATGGAGTGGAATTGGTTACCGACTACTACGGAATCAAATTTCTTCGACACGTCTTTGATTCAACAAAATAAGGTTGTACAAATTATTATTGACTGTTACCTGAAAGTCATGATACCGCATATCAAATTTAAACTAGTCAGCACTGTCAGAGAGATTTGCCCCTTCCTTTTCGTGATCAACAATGTTCAACGTGTTCTCCGTGCGAAGAGTTTGAGGGAACTAAGCAAGGCTGTGCTCTTAAAACTTGGCGGAGGCATTTTTGAAGAACTAGAAAAGCTTGATAATTCGACGTGGGGCACTCCTCTTTACCCAAAAGCAGTTGGATAATTCACAGTATGGTTGAACCCAGGACCGGATCCACAGGCGTTGGAACTACTCTAAGGACTCTCTCCCCTTTAGTGCCGACAGAAGTGGGTAATCGGGTCCCCTAAGAACTATTGTAGGGACTTCAACAACTTCCTTTATCTATGGGGCTACTAATGCGGCGAGAGACTCCGTGGTAGAGTTGCCCTCTCTCTTCAGAAAATGGCTTTACCCATCTCTGAGTTGGAAGGTGATGGCATTCTCCTCAATCAAGCGGTTCTCCAAGGCGGAAGGAGCAAGCAAGGGTGAAGTTAAAGGGCTTTATATGGTATAGGGTTCTATTCCAAGCGAGATCACAAAAGAATCACTTTCGGTCATGTGCATAACCTGGGCCAAGACAAGAATGTCTATTCGTTCTTACCTTACGAAGGAAGGCGACCAATGTCAAACTCAAGCCTTGCCAGCAGAATATGGAGCTTCCTTAGTTAGGAGGCTACCGACCTCTATGTGGTGGACGGTTTATGCCTTGTCGATCTTGCTCCTTGAATGAAGCCTTCCTCACCTTATCAATAAATAGGTATGTTTGGAGCGGGGAAAGTGAACTACTCCTTACCGTATTATCACCTTGCTTCTTATTCCCTGTCCTCCACAATGAGAAAGATAATTGCGTGGAACGTAAGGGGGCCGCTAGGCCCAATAAAAGAAGGTTAATTTACTCAATCTTTAAAAGCGTCAATTGTGTGCTTACTATAAACTAGGGTAAAACATGCTCACTTTTCTTGTTTGCTTGATGTTCGAGGCGGGTTCAGCTGGGCTCGTTGTGCCAGTTTCTTTCTTATCTGTCAGATGGGAAGAACTAGTTTGGGTTCAGAATGGGCCTAACAAAAAAAGACAAAGAGGCGTATATACTAAGAGTAGCTTTCCCATGAGCACATGAAATATATTATATGAGTAAGGTTCTTCCCGGAAGAACGGAAAGAGAAGCGAAGGGGCGAAGAGTTGAGCcgaaggggcgaagagctgaacgtaaGGGAAGGGGCCTGGAAAGTTTTTCTAAATCTGCTGAGAGGGGCTAGCTATCAGCTATAAGAACAGCTGAAGATCGGCTTCATAAGGGAATCCCTACCATCTCTTATTTACAGAACTGTGCCAACGTGTGCCTACATTCTGAGTATATTTGATTTAGGGAAGAGAGATTTATTGAATAGAAAGAATGAAACCAGTACCAGCAACTCGCCAACCGTGCTTCCTACCAACTCCGCCCCCCCTAGTAAGGAGAACTCTGGTTGCGCGGCTTTTTCTTATGGGGGTCTCTTTTCTCTGACTTCACTCAGCTTTACCTACTTGACTCAGCGGTTAGAGTCTCGCTTTCATACGGCGAGAGTCATTGGTTCAAATCCAATAGTAGGTCAAACCGGCCAAAAGCCCTGCTTTTTCCAGCATGACAGCAAGCAAGCAATAAAAGTCAGAGGAAAAGATCCAAGCTAGCTCAAGCCCCGAAAGAAATCTATCTCTTTTGACCCCATTGAGAAAAAGCGATCTCGATACGATCTGTCTAAACCAATCTATCACTGGCACTGGAATGAACCATTCGTTACTAGTATACTGGGCAGCGTGATCAAGTCAAGTCCTTCTCTTACCAGATTGAAATTCGATTAATGTGAGCTCGTATGGGAGTAGAAGGCACTACTTTCCCCTTCCCCCGATCTTTATAATCAAAGGTGTGTGCTCCATACTTGTCAAAAGTTATTGCTCATATACTGGAGAAAGCAGACGAACTCTTCTTTGCTCAAGCTTATGCTCGTACCTTGTCCTGGCAGCTCTTTCAACGTCTGATAGTTCAAAGACGGAGAAGGGATGATTTTCTTGACTTTCATTTAAAGCAGGCGCCTTTGGCTTGAAGAAGCATATCCTTGGCCCGAAGAAAGGGAGGCGTGGAAGCCTTTGTCATGGAACTGCTGAAGAAAGTTGGTGCAGAGGCTCTCATCGCGTAACTGCCGAAGAAGCGGAGCGGATTCGGATGAGGCTGCTTATGCGCGTGCGGATTTTCCTCGTGTAACTGCCTAGTTCTAGCCCCCCTTGGCGGGAGGGGTTTAGGTATTCAGGAAACCAAAAAAGAGGGAAAAGTTGTCAATCTTCCTTGTGTGTTTGCTGACCGTCACCCCATATTCTTCCATTCGGCTATGACTGTGCCGTAGCCGAAGGAAAATCGCCCATTCTGTTATCAAGCGGCTTGGCTCACCCACCCTGAATTTTATGAGGTATTTAAGGAGGCATGGACGAGTAGTGATTTTTTATTGCATGCAATTGAGAATTCCACTCTCCTCCGCTTTAGATACTACTTCCTATTCGATTGGATTTGAAAAGCTAGATAGCAGGCTGAGTATCAGCTAAAGCAGCATCAACTGTCGGAAGGGGTTCTCTGCTTCATCGATCTCCCCAAAGCCTATCAGCCTTTATTGGTCTTGTTCTAAAGGTTAATGCCTCCTCCATATGAGGAGAGGTTTGCAGACGTTTGGGAAAGGTGCAATTCAGATTAGTGAGAGAAATAAAATACTGTTTTAATTATTCAAATCTTGGGCTACTCTACTCTAGTAGAGTTTATGACACTGAAAATTTTATCATAAGTAATTCTCTTTCCGTTGTGTCCCCTTGCCAGTAGCTGGCCCACCCGAAAGCAATGAAAGCATCTCTCTTTCCATCATTCGAATCCCTGCCATCTGTCCCAACCCTTTCACATTCAATTCATTGATGCCGCCTTATTTAGATAACATTTCTGAAGCTGCCAATCTGAAGCTTCCTTTAATAAGAAAGAGAGACTTGACTTGAATGAAGATTAGCGGGAGACAAATTCTAGTATTTAAGAGTTTGATACTCGTCTGCGTTCTatctttctatctgcctagccaGGCGCCTAGAAAAGTTCTGGAAAAGAAACGGCAATCTTGGCCTAGAGAATAGAAAAGGGATCCTCGAATAGGAAGGAAGTGGCACTGGTATTGAATTCCTTTCTATATTTATACAAAAAAGGATTCTTAAACAAAGCAAGTCGGTCCAAGACCGGTTGCTAAACCCGGATCGGATGCTATCTCCTAAACATCCAGTGAAAAAAAGTTTGCCTTCGCTGAAGTTAGATCTGAGGACGGAAAAAGAGAGTCCGCTATCCCGGAACCGGTTGCAACCTTTTTGGGTCGAGGTCAGGCGGGAGACCCATACATAACTAGAGAGTCACTGTCGGCAAGTAAGAAAGATCTTTCCCCAGAGTGCCTTCCTTAAGCGTCTGGTGCTGCGGAGTCTGCAGGAGATGATCAAACCTCTTCCACCGCCGAACCTCTTTCTCTTGCTCAATCGTCCACtttagatgagactactcaactAAATCAGTATTATACTCTAATAAATCAGATTCTGCGGCAGAGACAGAAGGTGTATCCTCTAAGGCAGACAATTAAGTGACATAAGTGGTCTCGTCTATAGCATCTGATGAAGCAAAAGCCTAGTTCTCGGTAAAGCAAACTCTCGCCTCAGGCTCAGGAAATGGAAAGAAAGTGGAAAGAGCATTTCAAGCATCTAGTCACACAAGAAGGTCGGGCCGGGCCTCAACCAAGAAAGAAAAACCCTTAGCCTTGCTCGAATAGGAGGGCAGAGCCCGATAGACCAACATAGGTTATGGTTACGCAATACAGAATGGAAGGTCTACGGCTTACTAAGACACTCGCCAATGTGCATCCAAAAGGAAAAGCAGAACCTTAGTCTTCGTCCCTTTCCCCCATTATCAAACAAAAACCGGAGATCCATCAACTGGAGCCCTATCATTTCTGGCTGGGCCGTCGTAATCCTAAATCGAAATGGTCCCGTAGAAATTTATTTCTGTATAAACCCTCTAAAAGGGATCGATGTTATTCTGATGGTTGCAGCTTCGCCACGCTTCAGTGGCGACACTCCATACTTCTGCCTCTGACGAGGATTTAACTAGCCCGATCCTTTATCAACATCTACGTAGCTCGTGACTTCAAGAATCTTATTCGGGCAAAGATCTCGAAGTTCATGGAGATCATGGAATCTTACTAGGATACCATTATTTCGGCTTTAATTAGATTTATAGCACTTACGAAATCGTAACTATTACAACGTGtctaactaatttaaaatttagatgggAGATTTAGACGAAAGATAATAATACTAAATAATATTGAATAGTATATGAGAAGATGGAGTAAAATTAATTGACTAAACATGGTCGAAAGGGCGTCCTTttaatgaaaactaaaagtagGATGTTCCTTTGATGTTCTAGTAAAAGAAGCATCATCTTGATTTTTGTCCAAGTTACTTGACTGCCAAATACATGAAAAATAAATATAGAGCGCTCATTtgatagttaaaaaaaaattagacgtCATCTTGATTTTTACCCAGGCCAACAAGTAATTGCAATGTATAACATCATGTGCGTGAAAGAGTTCAACAAGAAGTTCGATAACTAGAGTCGCCTGCGTAGAAGGATTGAGGCTAAATTCCAACGCATAATCTTATTATTGTCCAATTATCATATAAGGATTTttttacaaaaaggaaaaatatgttaaatttgataatttttaaattaaagggtaaaatttatattttgaaatctcCATCCTTAAATCCGTGTAGGTCTAGAAGGCTGCGgagaaaactttttaaaaatattttccgtTATAATTGATTATTAGATTTgttattaattaggattagtttatTAGATTTTTGATCGTTTTGACTGATGACGTAGCAATTTTAGATTactcttttctaatttaattatttttgaggaaATTACAAGGGTGTCATACGCGAGGAAGATATGGGTCAGGAGGCGTAATCAAAGAAGATAATATGTCAGAGGACTGTCGGGCAATGGGAATGAGCGCAGCAGCTGCCGGACGGCTTAATGCAGAAGAGCCTATTACTTAAGCGGACGGAGCTCTTCCTCCCAACGCCTAGACTAAACATCGAGCTTTTCTTCGACGGCACGGGCAATCTTGTTAGTCTTCAAGAACGAGCGATTTATATATTTAGGTAAGTAAGAAGAATATTTTCTTATCTTGCCGTTGttagatttgtattttttttttgaattatgtttttttttatatagttgAATGGATAGACTTTGGATTTCGACTGTTGATTCTACCGTCTCTTCCCAATATATTAATTATAAGGAATTCATTCGGCAAAATGAGGATTTAAATGCTATGACCAAGTTATATATAGATATCATCGCACCGAAGATAATGATCGAAATCGACACCATCGGTAAAAAGATATGCGATTCTCTCTCTGTCATCCACCATATTCATGATAGTTCGAACTTTAGAAAAATGAAGAGGAGGGAGCTGGACCGAGTTATCACAGACGCCTATCATGAGCAGGATAAACTCATGTGTTTCATCACTAAATCCGCACCTAAAGAACTACTTGATGCAGCTTCGGAGACGACGCACATACTCCCTCGACTGAAGGACAATATCTCAGAGCGGCAGAAGTCAATCAACCTGCGGCGTTCAATCTGCATCGGCTTCATCACGTTCATGGCTTTTGTTATGTTGATTTTTTCTATCTGGTTTGTATGCGTCAAGGTAGCTAAAGTGGCTGGCGTCGTGACTGGCATATTTGCAACGGGGATTTTAACCTTGGAGCCGTTCGCTAGTACAGCATTGAGGCAGAAGCAGCAGAAATTGAATGAGGAGAAGAAAGTGATCGATACGATGGAGCACGGAGTAAAGTTTATGCTGTTCCATTTTAAAAATTTGTACGAGGAGATGCATGACTATTTGGCGTCTCAAAAGGTTGAGTTTCAAGTAATGTCGGAACAACATGTGGGGGAAGAGGCATTGCTACGAGTTAAAATGCTAGGTGCGGTAAGGTTGACAGCGTTCGACATGAAACGCTACAAGCGTAAGATCAACCAATACGGCGACGAGGTCCAAATGCTAAAGATGACTTTCTTGgatatgataaaagaaaattaagttgTGGTTGTATTGTAAAAAAATATGTCCATTTTAATCTTACTTTTACTTTTATGTTCCTGTTATCTTCTAGTAGGTTACTTTTAAGTGTCAGAATGTAATTTGTTTTCAATGCCAATGGTATTAGTCTCATAATGTTACTTTTAAGTTGGGTTATTATATATtatctttgaaaatttatttattattttatataaaatgaaattattaaaaatattatatttttaaaagtgtattccaaaataattttatacacttttaaaatttaatattttattaaaaataaagaaaaaatttaaataatattcatGAGATTCgagtttgatttttttaaaataagataataaaccctttttattttttatttaataaatatatttttttctaattaaaTTTATCCCGACTCGATGGTATGATTTGTTGCAGTCAAGATCTGACGGAGAACGTGGGGCGCCGGGGCGGTGCGTTAGTGAGGAAAAAAGCTGAAGGCGTGTGGACCTCGGCGGTCAGCATGCCCTCTGTGTAACGAAGATTTTTTTTTGTACTTGGACTTTCTCAtgcaagaaatatcaaatgatgAATCAAACATGAACACAGTGGTAAAGAGTTCAAAAAAACTGAAACCAATGCTCTCTGTCCTAAAGCAAGAATTCGACCCTTTGGTGTCAGTTGATTCTGATCTTTTACCCTAGAGATAGAATCGATGTAAGATTTACTGTGGAACCCCTTTCAATGTTGAACATCCTAACGTACACAGACATGAAGAtatggaagaaaaataataaagaagAACATTTAGCGAAGAAGGAAGAACATTTAGAGAAATCTTCACTGCTTTTGACTTCTGAAAGGTATTTGATCCTGTACAAAATTTAGGGAGATGGTAACTGGACACGCGGCTCTGTTGAAGACTCAAAGAAGACCTCACATCCGCCCTGCAACCACAAGGAACATTAGTATCGGGCCAGAAAGGATTTTCGACGTTGATCATTCGACGCTCAAATAAGCAATTCttacaaatggagaagaagaaaagtaggTAAATAGTTGATTTCACATACCTCCCCCTTGGAGGGGTGTCCTTTTATAGTGCCCCGGTAGTGCCTATTGTTGGTAGTTTTCAGACaatgaaacaaaaataaaattagtcACGTAGACCagagcgaaattagtcacaaagactaaataagtcacgtagactttatgaggatcaagtcatgaagaccagagcaaaatttagtcacaaagaccaaataattcacgaagactttatgaggatcaagtcacgaagaccagagcaaaatttagtcacaaagatcaaataagaacatccattccatacattagggaaaatggttcgtgcgacaacaagcacagtgagcattcaattgctaagaagattgtcacaccttacttagctgctccatagaacaaatcagagatataaatgtccatagaacgaatcaaagacataaatgacttgcttttaccctagattaaattatttatatcattATGAACagctctaatccctcatattgaccatatgtcaagagcatgttcaacatttccaatcaaacaaattattcacaattacattttatgtacggaactaaaaatgtaatcggtactagtgaataaatgtcacagatgtaaatcaatcttaatcttcctttttagctagaatctattcattctaatcagtcgttttcctagttatgctccatagaccgaatcatccatagtcaataggaaacatgctaaagtagcagacactgataagaacttcaagtagacagctaaatagtcacttaaggtaaaatcgagattaacttataatctcaagggtctcacatagtagagaagcagggatccattctcctactatccttcttgtcgccatagcacatgtggtatgaatcacatgctacgatgttattctcttttccaaaaagagcacatgttttttccaaatttaacatcgtacagatttcaatCTAGATATTctcaatgtctaatcctgaattcaacatatgaattctaatctggtctcaagcagattcagtaaatggtgggtgtatttactctaatcattacacaaatgatctcatcttgacataaatatcaaggcaaccttaacttatgggtatgtctctattcacaattacataagctgtcccataagcaacggtcatacctctatttgtactcaacaaatagagatgattgtccatgtgagtggaccaatcccaatctgccaacatgcttatcgagacttttattcaaatgtaacaaagacatatacactgaatagatcatgacatttttcatttatcaaaatgtctttacaattagttacattcttcgaagtcccaaagacttcacatgtccatgaaatgactctttagtcaatggcttagtaaaagaatcagcaagcatattccgtgtagggatgtactcaagaattatctttttcttgtcaacaatatcccttacaaaattatacttaatttctatatgcttgcctttgctgtgatatttgggatccttgaaaAAATCTATCGCAGCTTAactgtcacagtacacagtaacaggactcccactatcttcatcaatcttcagatgcttcaggaatcttcttagccagacaacctcttgcacagccgctgcacaagctacatactcagcttccattatcgagaaggctacacaagcctgcttcttgctgttctatGAGATGACGctaccattcagcaagaagacatagtcggatatggattttctgtcatcaaggtctcctgcccaatctgcatctgagtagccacttaggctcatatatgatctttggaaacagaggcaataatcagctgttcctttaagatatctgaatattctcttcaccgctttccggtgtctcgatcctgggtttgactggaaatgactaactaagccaacatcaTAACTTATATCGGggcgagtacacaacatagtgtacatcaaactaccattagcactggcatatgatttcttcttcatttcggctatttcctcaggagtcttgggatacatacttttgcttaagacagtacctttcgctataggcgtctgttcaacgtggcaatctgacatattgaaatgttgtagcatcttagtgatataggCTTTTTGAGACAAACCtaaaagcctctttgatcggtctctaacgatcttcactcctaagatgtgctctgcttctcccatatctattatgttaaattgtgatgaaagccaacttttgacttctatcacacactttatgtcgcttccagctattaacatatcatcaatatataatgataaaatgacaaactttcctttttccattcttaggtaaacacaatgatcctcattgaccatctcgaaaccataagacaatattacttcattaaatcttatgtttcattgtcttgacgcttgctttagcccatatatatacttctgaagtctacatactcttttctcttggccttcagcaacataaccttctggttgtaccgtatagatttcttcgtcaagattaccattaaggaaagccgtttttacatccatctgatgtaattccatgtcatattgtgctactatagctaggatgacacatattgacacaaacttcacaactagggagaatgtctcttcaaagtcaataccctccatttgggtatatccttttgcaaccaatcgagctttgtatcgattaattgatccatctgctttcctctttattttgagaatccacttattcccaatagcccttcggcccggaggaagatcgactaaatcccaaacttgattctttctcattgactccatttcttcatccattgcaactttccattcttttctaactgagcttctcaacgcttcctcaactgtttgaggttcctcatcatcaactaggagaaccatcaatgcctcattctcaatatcaaactttctctgaggaataatctgacgactacttcttcgaaggttagactgttgagaaactgactcattcagtggcaaattactctcactcggttgactagattcaggcatctcctgatctgttgataaaggaacattatcctcctcctctatctcatatagaggaattgtcttatcaacttcacctcgtgttgggaactcagtttctagaaaagtagcatctcttgactctatttcagagatggttccatcttgtcactcaccaataaaaacataaccttcagaagtctcagagtaccttataaagatacacttcttacctctgggtcattgttggttggtcctaggaagatcgtaccggttccactgtataaaaattttgtacaagtgtcaaatctttcctaaacaacctaatatgttctttagaagttaaattaggaatcgcaaacagaatttaacattattgattccaaatttaacttatctgttcttaatggtttagacttggatcacaagcagaacttaacactattgatccaaatccacctatgttataaattcaattaaatattaattttcaaaattggcttccaggactgcatggcgagacacatggctttcttgggtatgggagcatccaccactgcctagacaaagccttttagggaaagctaatatttaatttccttatataactctaggtttaaccaaaaagaataattgaatcacaaattcgaaaaacaaagaaaacacaaacacgaattactaattgaaaaaactagatctaatgcctcttgtgtttggaattcatacaaaaaaaaataactagcatgatacggaaaacaattgctaattgtaccttctctttgtatgctaataacctcgagatcttctgccgtattcctcgcctcgccttggatgtcgtgtgggcgacgatcctccaagatgaacaccacccaaacccttcttcctcctcctctagaattcggccaccaccaccaccaaggagcaaaagagagcaaggggaacagagagggagagagggccgaccacaatgaggtgctccaccaagagaataagaattgttatcacatgaggcctcctctctccttcttttatattacttgcccaaggcaaataaggaaagattttttacaaaagttaaaatcttcctcttgtttttccttttccccttttatttttcctttcctttcctcttgattgaatcaatcatcaatcaatgttTTAATTgatttggccgacccctataaggaaagaaataaatctcttgcaaaaattttaaaagtaaagaaggaatgctcttataaaatttttcaagctctcttttgatttcctaaagtggatattaaaaaaggaaagttttaaaaattaaagccaagttttaaaatttaaaacatctcttctaaatttttcttttttaacatggttacaaaaaagaaaagttttaaatttaaaattctcttttaaaaaaccatgaggatggttaaataaggaaagttttaaaacttttaaaaactctcttttaaaccatgtggcctaattcaaataaggaaagttttataaatttaaaatctcttttttacaacttgtagatttctacaaagagaagattttaaaaattcaaaacacccctcctatttgaattaatcatggccggcccctctttgcttggacaccaagcaaagggccgacccctttggcttggtcaccaagccatggaccgacctcttcttggacaccaagaagggctttcatGAGTGGACTAtgaggcactaatgaggctacaacagggacctagaggagaaattggttttgaccttccgatgagtttgagtatcccgtgttcgctccgaacacacaactcaagttcatcaataataactcattccactagagagttattattgcactaccgcaccaatcccaaattacattatgagctccttcttatcatgaatgtgttagtctccctatgtttaagataacgaatgtccattaattaagttactaacaactcacttaattaatatctatttccgagagtagtaccactcaacttcattgtcatgtcg contains:
- the LOC122011686 gene encoding uncharacterized protein LOC122011686, coding for MDRLWISTVDSTVSSQYINYKEFIRQNEDLNAMTKLYIDIIAPKIMIEIDTIGKKICDSLSVIHHIHDSSNFRKMKRRELDRVITDAYHEQDKLMCFITKSAPKELLDAASETTHILPRLKDNISERQKSINLRRSICIGFITFMAFVMLIFSIWFVCVKVAKVAGVVTGIFATGILTLEPFASTALRQKQQKLNEEKKVIDTMEHGVKFMLFHFKNLYEEMHDYLASQKVEFQVMSEQHVGEEALLRVKMLGAVRLTAFDMKRYKRKINQYGDEVQMLKMTFLDMIKEN